A window of Vicia villosa cultivar HV-30 ecotype Madison, WI unplaced genomic scaffold, Vvil1.0 ctg.001554F_1_1, whole genome shotgun sequence contains these coding sequences:
- the LOC131635797 gene encoding uncharacterized protein LOC131635797, whose translation MSFQNKGFWMPRDAGCIAEESGGYENSPRVEPKRSHQWLTDTGEPEIFSNKKQAIEASSSDMPVSTTNASHWDTSSGFHSVTGQFSDRLFGSDLIRSVNSVDNNMSSTGSGNLNIGGRQSFGNQYGNDPSVRLSVSPTMLGPSPCLNFGGIRKVKVNQVRDSDHGMPADNNTFSIDSGYDKNDGNITSGPSYSNGSDNADNTVVIGISKPGDNLLAMGHIFNKGDGNFMLMGNNYGKGDENILSTGRPVERGDGNFITMNQSFGKEDGNLISLGTSYSKEHESFPSMVLTSGNSGENFTTVAPSYDNGADHLSSIGPAYVNVDSNVASTSPSFDSNNPSFLPASQNLGNTSTASFGGFHAGPEPNPSGGVFSGFDPLMGNQNSAQGAAFQRGQIESNPDPLVNNISKSKNNTIVKNKEPKTAKKASNNFPSNVKSLLSTGIFDGISVKYCTWSRERNLQGIIKGTGYMCSCDDCKGQKALNAYEFERHAGAKSKHPNNHIFFENGKSIYAVVQELKNTPQEMLFDAIQTVTGSTINQKNFRFWKASYQAATRELQRIYGRDDAVIPS comes from the exons ATG TCTTTTCAGAACAAAGGCTTCTGGATGCCCCGGGATGCCGGCTGCATAGCTGAAGAAAGTGGTGGATATGAAAATTCTCCAAGAGTTGAACCAAAGAGAAGTCACCAGTGGCTTACAGATACAGGTGAACCAGAAATATTTAGCAACAAGAAACAAGCCATTGAAGCTAGTAGTAGTGACATGCCGGTTTCAACAACCAATGCTTCTCACTGGGACACTAGTTCAGGATTTCACTCAGTGACAGGCCAATTTTCTGACCGTCTCTTTGGATCTGATCTTATACGATCAGTCAATTCAGTTGATAACAATATGTCATCAACTGGAAGTGGAAATCTGAACATTGGAGGAAGACAGAGTTTCGGTAATCAGTATGGTAATGATCCATCTGTCAGACTGTCGGTATCACCCACCATGTTAGGCCCTTCACCATGTCTAAATTTTGGTGGTATTAGGAAAGTTAAAGTTAATCAAGTCAGGGATTCTGACCATGGCATGCCAGCTGACAATAATACGTTTTCGATAGATTCTGGTTACGATAAGAATGATGGGAATATTACATCGGGTCCATCTTATAGCAACGGAAGCGACAATGCCGACAACACCGTTGTTATAGGGATAAGCAAGCCCGGTGACAATCTCCTTGCAATGGGTCACATCTTCAATAAAGGGGATGGGAATTTTATGTTGATGGGTAACAATTATGGAAAGGGAGatgaaaatattttatcaacGGGTCGGCCCGTTGAAAGAGGCGACGGAAATTTCATAACAATGAATCAGTCATTTGGGAAGGAAGATGGAAATTTGATCTCTCTGGGCACCTCATATTCCAAGGAGCATGAGAGCTTTCCATCAATGGTTTTAACCTCTGGTAACTCGGGAGAAAATTTCACAACTGTTGCTCCTTCCTATGACAACGGCGCCGATCATTTATCATCAATAGGTCCGGCATATGTTAATGTGGATTCAAACGTTGCTTCAACTAGTCCATCGTTTGACAGCAACAACCCTAGCTTTTTACCTGCAAGTCAAAACCTCGGTAACACCAGTACTGCATCTTTTGGAGGTTTTCATGCTGGCCCTGAGCCGAACCCCTCTGGCGGAGTCTTCAGTGGATTTGATCCTTTGATGGGCAACCAAAACTCGGCTCAAGGTGCAGCTTTCCAGAGGGGTCAGATTGAATCAAACCCTGATCCACTTGTAAATAACAtttcaaaatctaaaaataatacCATTGTTAAGAACAAAGAACCAAAGACGGCCAAGAAGGCTTCTAACAACTTCCCTTCAAATGTCAAAAGTTTGCTGTCAACTGGTATCTTTGACGGCATTTCGGTGAAATATTGTACATGGTCAAGGGAG agAAATCTTCAAGGAATCATAAAAGGAACGGGGTACATGTGTTCATGTGACGACTGTAAGGGGCAAAAG GCTCTTAATGCTTATGAGTTCGAGCGTCATGCTGGAGCCAAGTCAAAACACCCTAACAatcacatattctttgagaatgGAAAATCCATCTATGCTGTTGTTCAAGAGCTGAAAAACACTCCTCAAGAGATGCTTTTTGACGCTATTCAAACCGTGACAGGTTCCACCATCAACCAAAAGAACTTTCGCTTTTGGAAAG CGTCATACCAAGCTGCTACCCGTGAGCTTCAGCGCATCTATGGAAGGGATGACGCGGTCATACCATCGTAA